Sequence from the Xenorhabdus nematophila ATCC 19061 genome:
CTTTTCCCATTGTATCAACAATCACTTTATCCAGTGATTGACGCGCACTTGCCAAATGACTCAATGCTTCTTTCTTCACCCACGGTAAATCTTGACGGATCGTCTGCTGATATTTTATAGCCCTGTTACGTTGTTCAGTATTCAATGACAACTTTCGATCATTGCGAGTCACCGAGCCATCAGGCAATATTTTCAGGTTTCCACTCGCGCCAACAATTTGGACAGATTTGGGGGTGACAATAATGTCATCATTAAGTGTTGCCCGACATTCAGAACCCGCTTGTGCTTGAGCTACAATCATCTGAGATGTCAATAATAAAGCAGCTATCGTGATTCTGCGTAACATATGTTCTCCTGATTTCCTTTGCTTGATGACGTTTCTATCTGCGCGGGCGCCATCAGCACGGACGAAATTAAAAAATAGAGCGACCAATACGCCCGGCCAGTTTTTCCAATGCGGCACAACCCGCTAAAGAGTTACCTGATTTATCCAGTTCAGGAGACCATACCGCGACAGTAAACTCCCCCGGAACAACACAGACAATACCCCCGCCGACACCCGACTTTCCCGGCATACCTATCCTGAATGCAAATTCTCCTGAACCATCATACATACCACAAGTCAGCATTAACGCATTAATCTGCCTTGCTTGCCGAAGGCTCAAAATTTGCTGGCCTGAACCCATCATGCGACCTTGGTTAGCTAAATAAATAAAACACTGCGCCAGCTCAACACAATTCATTTTCAAGGCACAATAATGGAAATAAGTTTGCAGAACCGTCAGGACATCATTTTCAAAATTACCGAATGATTTCATCAGATAGGCAATCGCGGCATTACGACTTGAATGATCCATCTCTGAACGAGCAACAACATCATCATAGCAAATATCTTTTTGCCCAGTGAGGCTGCGAACAAATTCCAGCATTCTATGCTTCGGTGCACTCAGGCGTGATTGCAGCATGTCACAAATAATCAATGCACCCGCATTGATAAAAGGATTCCGGGGTATGCCCTTTTCCAGTTCTAACTGAACCAATGAATTAAAAGGCTGCCCCGAAGGTTCTGTGCCAACTCGCTGCCAAATGTCATGTTCTTTATAACGTGTCATCGCCAATGTCAGGCTCAATACCTTGGAAATGGACTGTATAGAAAAGCGCTTTTCTGCATTTCCCGCTTGGAAAACATGTCCATCGACTGTACAAATGGCCATTGCCAGATTATTTACCGGAACTTCCGCCAGAGCAGGAATATAACCTGCCACTTTCCCTTCGCCAATCAAAGGGCGTACTTCATCTAAGATATCTGCCAATAACGAATTAGAGAACCGTACCTTCACCACTTCTTCTCCAGATAGACAGGGGCTCCAAAGGAGCCCCTGCATACAGCGCTATCTCTGTATATTTACCTTTCGTTTTCCAAGTTAATGCTTGATTGGCGACAACTTGAAATCGATTAGGTATCAAAACGCCACATGTTTATGCAACAACAAATCAATCCCACCAAATATCAAACAGTTCTGATGTGGCAACATCTACCATGCCGCGATCTTTCAACCACTTATCCACTAACTGACGGTGTTCTTCGGTACATTTGCCGATTTTTTGCAGGCAGATCAGACCTTCCCACTGCAAATAACCACTGGCATCCAATGCCAAGCCATTTGGTTCAATCAATTCTTCAATAAAAGCATCAACCGAACTGTCAACAACATCAACGGATGTATTAGTCGGGAAATTCCACTTTACTGAAAACCCTAATTCTTGGAATTCATCAATATGCATTTTTTTACGCAGACGACGACTACGGTTTTTAGCCATTATTTTACCCTCTCAAACATTAGATCCCATACGCCATGCCCTAACCGATGACCGCGCAGCTCGAATTTCGTCATTGGACGTGAATCAGGACGTGGTACATAATCGCCATTTTCCGATAAATTGCGATATCCTTCTGCTTCACTCATGATTTCCAGCATATGTTCTGCATAAGGCTGCCAGTCAGTCGCCATATGGAAAACACCACTGGTTTTCAGCTTACTTCTAATCAGTTGAGCAAATTCAGGCTGTACAATACGACGCTTATTATGACGTGCTTTGTGCCACGGATCAGGGAAGAAAAGCTGAACCATCTCCAGACTTTGCGCCGGGATCATATTATTCAGCACTTCAATGGCATCATGGCACATAACACGTAGGTTACTGAGGTTTTCCTCTTCTGCGGAAGCCAGACACGCCCCGACTCCCGGCGCATGAACTTCAATCCCAAAAAAGTTTTTCTCTGGGTTTTGACTCGCCATCGTGACCAATGATGCCCCCATCCCGAAGCCAATCTCCAATACCACAGGCGCTTCTCGACCAAAAGTCTCGCCCATATCGGATAGCTCTGGTTGATAGTCCACCCCCATTTGCGGCCACACATTATCAAGTGCTTGCTGCTGACGACTCGTTAAGCGTCCCTGCCGACGCACAAAACTGCGGACCCGGCGCAAAGCCCTGCCATTTTCATCGTATTCCGGTGAAATTACGTTATTTATCATGATACTTTCTATCAGTTTCAAAGACATTTACTCAGGCGTCTGAGGCTTAATGTACCGCAGGATTGCCCAAAGAGAGCGCAATTATGCAAAGATGGCTGAGTTTATCAAGTTCAGTGCCCATAAGCACAACTTTAATACCAGATTGCATAGCGCTTCGAAATAAAGTTCGGGTTTACACCGAGGTTACACTATGTTGCAATTCTGTTCACGAAACTATTATCCAATATAAAGACAATTATTCTAATGATGGAAGCCGAGCAATTCTCACAAGTGGTACTTGAGTGGTATCACCGCTATGGTCGCAAGACTCTGCCGTGGCAGTTGGAAAAAACATCCTATCACGTCTGGCTTTCAGAAGTGATGTTACAGCAAACACAGGTCGCGACCGTTATTCCCTATTTCCAGAAATTTATTTCACGTTTTCCTGATGTCGCCTCTTTAGCCACAGCCCCACTGGATGAAGTTCTCCATTTATGGACAGGTTTGGGATATTACGCCCGTGCCCGTAATTTGCATAAAGCAGCGCAACAGATAGTCACATTGCATAATGGCAAATTTCCGACAACCTTCGACGACGTTGTTGCCCTGCCGGGAGTCGGACGTTCAACCGCTGGCGCCATTCTTTCCCTGTCCCAAGGCAAGCATTTTCCTATCCTTGATGGTAACGTGAAACGTGTGCTGGCCCGCTGCTATGCCGTTGCAGGCTGGCCGGGGAAAAAAGAAGTTGAGAACCAACTATGGGATATCAGCACCCGTGTGACTCCTGGACAAGGCGTCGAATATTTTAACCAAGCCATGATGGACCTGGGTGCAATGGTCTGTACCCGCAGCAAGCCAAAATGTGAAATCTGCCCACTCAATACAGGCTGTATCGCTTACGCCAATCACAGCTGGGCAGACTATCCGGGTAAAAAACCAAAACAGAGTATTCCAGAAAGAACAGCCTACTTTTTATTAATGCAACATGGCAATACGGTTTGGCTGGAACAGCGACCACTTTCTGGCATTTGGGGTGGCCTGTTTGCTTTCCCACAATTTGCTGATCAAGCTTCACTGGAACAATGGCTGCAAGATATCGGTGTTTCTCACAGCAAACCTGAACAACTGACCGCATTTCGCCACACGTTCAGTCATTTTCATTTAGACATTGTTCCCATTAAAATCGATATTTTATCTTTTGATTCCTGCATGGATGAAAGCAAGGGACTTTGGTATAACTTACGCCAACCAGCGACGATAGGATTGGCAGCTCCCGTTGAGTATCTTTTGCAACAATTGGGTTAATTTGCCCATTTTATTTTAAGGATTAGTGAGGATTAATTATGAGCAGAACTATTTTTTGTACTTTTTTGCAACAAGAAGCCGAAGGCCAAGATTTTCAGCTCTATCCGGGGGAGTTGGGCAAACGTATTTTCAATGAAATATCCAAAGAAGCATGGCAACAGTGGATGAGCAAACAAACTATGCTGATTAATGAAAAAAAATTAAACACCATGAATCCAAACGATCGCAAATTACTTGAACAAGAGATGGTGAAGTTCCTGTTTGAAGGGCATGACATCAAAATTGATGGTTATACACCACCAGAACAATAAATTACGGCTCAACTGGCATAATAAGAGCCATTTGTCTATGGCTCTGACTTACTGATGATACATCAATATTCAACGGCTCTTTAAGATGAAAAAACTGTTGCCTCTGATTCTTCTTGCTCCACTTCTGATTTCCTGTTCCAGCAAAAAAGATATCGAATACAACGAAGCATATGTAAAAGATACGAATGGTTTCGATATTTTAATGGGGCAATTTGCCCATAACATTGAAAATATCTGGGGCTTGCAAGAAGTGTTAATCGCAGGTCCAAAAGATTACGTGAAATACACAGATCAATATCAAACTCGCAGCCACATCAATTTCGACACGGGAAGCATTACAGTTGAAACAATTTCGCCGGTTGAACCAACTCAACACTTGCAAAAAGCGATTGTTACCACTTTATTAATGGGGGATGATCCTGGTTCAATCGATCTTTATTCTGATGCCAATGATATTCAGATTAGCAAAGAACCATTCCTTTACGGACAAGTATTGGATAACAGTGGTGAACCCATTCGCTGGGAATGGCGCGCACGTCATTACGCCGATTACCTGACTCAGAATAAATTACAAAAACGCCAATCAGGACTGCATGTTATTTGGTCAGTCACCATTCAATTGGTTCCGAACCATCTGGACAAGCGTGCCCATAAATACCTCCCAATCGTTCGCAAGGCATCCATAAAATACGGGGTTGATGAATCGCTTATCCTCGCCATCATGCAGACTGAATCCAGCTTTAACCCTTATGCCGTCAGCCGCTCTGATGCTTTAGGTCTTATGCAGGTCATGCAACACACGGCTGGAAAAGATGTTTTCAGAATGCAAGGAAAGTCAGGCCACCCCAGCCGTAATTACCTTTTCGATCCTGAAAATAACATTGATGCAGGAACCGCTTATCTCTCAATCCTGCAAAATATTTATTTAGGCGAAATCAAGAATGCGACGTCACGCCGATATGCCGTCATCACTGCCTATAATGGCGGAGCCGGCAGTGTATTGCGGGTATTTTCAAATGATAAAAAGAAAGCGGCTCAGATTATCAACGCAATGGAACCTGGTAATGTTTATGAAACATTAACAAATAAGCATCCTTCCTCTGAATCACGCCGTTACCTGATGAAAGTAAACAATGCACAGAAAAGTTATCGCAGATAGCTTATCGCAAACTTATTGATAGCCCAAAAACAATGGAAAATGGAGAAGTGATTCACTCTCCATTTTGTTTAGATTTATGGCTTATTGAGCACTTTAAAAGCATACAGATAAAATTATGCAGAAAGTGTTTGACGGATTTAACTGAATACGGTTTAATGCGCCTCGTTAGCCCGGATAGCTCAGTCGGTAGAGCAGGGGATTGAAAATCCCCGTGTCCTTGGTTCGATTCCGAGTCCGGGCACCAATTTTAAAACTCGTTTGTTGAAGTGATATCAATAACTTAACACGTGAGTCAGAAATAACTGCTGTTAAGCAAATGTTAATGAATATAATCTATTACTTTGCGTAAGTTAATAAACTAAAAACAGCCACTCTATACGAAGTCAGGTGAACACAGTTTGTGCTCACCTTTTTTCGTTGAAAGTAATGATTTCAGTAATTGATTCTGATGTCAAGTCAGGTGATGGTCAGAATTGCTCTTTGAGCACACTTCCCGGTTTCTTCGTTTTGTGTCTCCACCTCCAAACCATCCCATAATCCAGTGACACAATCAGGGCAATCCCGCTGATATCCTGCCCTGCTTTTTTACATCACGTTAACGGATTACACAGCAAGATCCAGATAAAACGCCAGTTCATTCGCCAGGGTTTTACCCGCGATTTCCATATCGATATCAATATACTCCATCGTGGTCGCCACACTGCGGTGTCCCAGCAAACACCTGACCAGCTGCAAATTACGATCGGGCGCCTTCATCAGCTCTGTCGCCAGCGTATGGCGAAAACGATGAGGGGAGACGGCAAAACCACACTCTTTCGACAGGCGGTTAAAGAAAGAACGAAGATGCTGCTTTTCTCTGTCATGGCTATACTGGTGACTGACATGGCGTCCGTGATGACGAAAACGCAGGCGGGTTAAATCAAACAGCGGATCATCCTCTTTCGCGCCACAGGCTTTTGCCTGTTCAACCAACTGCGCCAGCCGGGGTTTCAGCTGCGGGATCATCGGCACCCGCCACTCACTGTGGTTTTTACTGCCTTCCACACGCAACTCAATGTAACTGTTGTCCAGATTAATATCCCGTAACCGCAGATGCAACAGCTGGTTCAGGCGCATGCCCGTCAGCCGGAAGGTATCCAGTACGGTCAGCCAGTACCCCGTCGGGTATAAGGCACAGCGTCCTCCCCGCGGGGCGGTCTGTAAACGTTCTTCCTCCTCATACTGCTGCATCCGCAGGTAAATCCCGGTTATTTGCGCCTTACTCAGGGTTTTCTTTTGTTTCTTCTCTTTTTTGACTGCCGCGTCATTAAACGGATTTTTGGGGTGTGACAACAGTTTTCTTTCCATCCCGAAATTAAAAATGGCCCGCAGGTGCGCCACCTTATTGTTCCACGTATAGCCGGACTGATTTTTTTCCATCAGCAGATGACGCCGCCAGCACAGGACATCCCGGTGAGTCACGCTCTCTGGCAACCCCGTTTCCCCCAGATACCGGATAAAGACCCGCACCACCTTGCGATAACTCCATTCGGTGGCCGGCCGTAACATCCGTGAAAAAAAATACTCGTCCAGTAACGCATCCCAGCCCATTTTTTCCTCATTATTTAACATATTGTTGTTTCCTTAGTGTGTAATATTGTGTCCCGGTACAGAAATGTCCCGTTAATAAACTGAACGATTAATTAACACGTTGAATTATTTCATTTTTCATATAATGACCTTTTGTACATTACCGAAACAAGGCTTTCCGGCGCTGATGCGGTGCGTTCGGACAATTTCGAATCGTTATCGTTACCATTTGTATTATTTCTCATCAGAATTTCATTCCTCCGCCTGAAACAATGACAGTAATCTCCGGGTATCATCGGCGGTGTCGGGCGCAGGGGCTGTTCCCGGTGTGACAGGCGGAATAACCGGATCGGGTTCTGATGATGACAGCCTGGTATCGGTAGCCGGTTTAGACGATTCAATGGGATTCAGCAGCGGTGACTGCACCTGCTCAGCGGCAGACTGAAGCAGTGAGTCCGTCAACGGGACAGAAGACGGATGTCCGCCAAGATGCAACATCAGGCACTGCCACGCACCGGGCACTAAAGACAGCCAGGTCACCGCTTCCTCCGGTAACAAACGGGCAGCCAGCAGCGTCTTATAAAGGACAGGCAGCTCAGGCCCCGGTGCCTGAAACCGGAAGCGGAAACGACGTTCAGGTATCCACAATCCCGGCTGCCAGTGATGCCCGTCTTCCAGTTCCCCTTCCAGTTGCCGCAGCAGCGGCAGGTGGTAAAACAGCGCCGCCCAGAACACCATCGCCTGCCACAGCAGACTTTGTGCGGCCTGTGTTTCCAGCGCCACCCCCGGCGGCAACATATGCCCTTTTGCCAGCCGCACGGCACAGGCAGTAAATTGCAGGGTCAGATCGATAAATCCACCGCGATAAGACCAGATGCCCTCTTGTGTCGCGGGAACATGCTGCACACGGGCGCATAATTGCCGGAGCGGATCCAGATAGAATTGCTGATGCAACCCGGCGGGCAGCGCACTGTTTTCCCACAGTTGCCGGAGATACTGACCACGCTCTGCGGTTGCCAGCAGCACCTCTGCTGACTGTGGACGGAAATAACTGCCGGCATTGCGTACACTTTCAGGTGCTTGCCCGGGCGCTTTTTGTGACGGGGAAGGGCCACGGGTAAAACGGGATTTAAAACGCTGAAACATGGTTTTTATATGAACGCGTCCCGTTTGCAACGGCTTCCATTGTTCTAACTCTGACAGATAGGTTGCAGCTTTATATCCGGCTTTTTTGCAGCCTTTAAAGCTGCGAGCCCCTATGTCATTCGCCGACTCACACCTCATTTCCTCCGCGAGCTTTAAGCTCTTAAAACCATTCAGGTTTAGTGAGTCCCGGTCTTACCTGTCTTTGTCATCACGCTGGTTGCCAGAGTAACCTTTCTGCATTCATCCTTTTGTTAAAAGTTAATGTTTGTCAGTGGCCGCTTTTAGTCTGGCCTGACACTGACGTGCGCCTTGTCGTATTCACACTGGTGAGCCGCTATCGCCCAGACTGTCCGGGCCAGTTTGTTCGCCATCGCCACGATGGCCACACTGGTCGGGCATCGTTTTTTGAGTTCCGTGATCCAGGGCAAAGGTTCTTTTGTCAGTAATGCAGCCGCACGAGCACCATGGATAAACAGGGTCCTCATATAGGTATCTCCGCGTTTACTTATCCCCAGCAGGCGGATTTTTCCGCCTGAACCTGTCTGTTTCGGAACAAGTCCGATATAAGCAGAAAACTCTCGTCCCGATTTAAACGCGGAGGCTTCTCCCATTGTGGCCACCGCAGCCGTGGCAATTAGCGGCCCCACGCCGGGTATTTTCAGTAGCCGCTGACAGGTTTCATTCTGCCTGGCCACGCTGACAAGCTGTTTTTCGATGCTATTTATCTGTGAATCCAACTCACCCAGCCTGTTGTACTGGTCCTCCAGCACGGTGATAAGGTACGGAGGAAGACGTATCTTCAGTCGTTCCAGTGCTGCCGGTAACTCTTTGTCCAACGCTGCCCGGCCTTTGTGGAGGGTTTCACCAAATTCCAGGAGCGTACCGTGCAGGGCATTAATTTGTGCGGTTCTGAACTTGACCAGTTGCCTGCGTGAACGATGCAGAACCAGTACTGACTGTTGTTCTTCTGTTTTGACGGCTATCGCCTTACCGGGCTGTTGTACCGCCATCCAGATAGCGCGGGCATCCATCACGTCATTTTTGTTGCCCATCAGGAACGCCTTAACAAACCGGGCCTGCATCAGTCGTACCTTATGCCCCTGTTTTGTCAGTTCTCGTGCCCAGTGCTGAGAGCCACCACAGGCCTCCATACCAATCAGGCAAGGTTCCCGGTTACTGAAGAAAGTCAGAAAATCCTGGCTACGTACCTGCTTATCAATCACTTCGCCAGTGTGCTCATTGATGAAGTGGAGCTGAATCAGATGTTTTGCGATATCAACGCCAATCGGTGTATATTTCATGTCGTGGAGTCTCCAGTCACTGGGAGCACTACGCATCCCGTATTGAGCACAATGATGCCGGAAATCTGTGAGGCTTCACTCCTCCCCCTTCATCGTCGTGCTCCAGATTAAATGAATGGGGCGCGTTCATTACATTTCCTCTTTCGGTTCAGATTTGGCTCAGTGTCGGTCAATCCCGGCCGGAAATAAGGAACAACTCTTTTTGCAAAAATGAAAATTAAACTGACCCGGTTCATCCCCTGACTGACTTACCGATTCAGATTAATTCTCACCATAACCATTTGTATTAACTCAACTTAAAAATAAAAAAAAGCGCCCCGAAAGGCGCAATAGTCATCGTTGAAGAAATGCGTTCAGGCGGCGATAAGCTCCGCCTCCCGCAAACGCGCAGACCAGTTGCCCAGATAATGCGCGGGCGTATAACGCGTCCGTTTATTGCCGTCATCATGCAGAGCGTTACCGATGGTGACGGCGGCCGGGATCCCGCTCAGGGATAACTGGATATACGCCATCACGGTCGCCAGTGGGTCAATATCAATCGCATAAACCCACAGACTGCACAACGGATCGTGCCCCAGCTCCCTCAGCACATCAGCGGCGGCCAAAGTTATACAGCCCGCACCACAGCACGGCTCGCACAAGGTGACAAACGGTTGTGTCTGCAACAGCCCGGCGGCATCATGCAACTGCATCTCCGCCATCATTCTGGCTACACTCCAGGGGGTGAAGAACTGCTGAAGATCTTTATTGTCCAGCTCCAGCCGCATAAACACACTGCCGAGAAAATCACCGGGTTCCTGTGCCAGTCCGAGCACCACATGCGAAAACAGCTGTACAATCCGGTCAACATCGGCCCGCTTGTACTTGTTGATGGTTTTCAGGTAATACTGCTCCAGCTCCTCACTGAAACAGTGCTTGTCGTTCAGCCTTCTGCCATATTTTTTCTGAACTCTGGCCGAACTGCATACGTTGCAGTTTTACCACCAGGGCTTTCAGGCGGCTAATTTCGCTGGCATAAGAGGCCACCCGCTGAGACAGCAGGAGATTGTTTCCTGCCAGTATCTTGTTAGCCGCCATCTGCTCACGCAGCAGCCCTTTCAGCTGGGCGATATCATCAGGGAATGGGGTCTCCATTCCCTCACTTTACAGCAAGTTATATCCGTAGACCAGATCGTTCCATCCGCTGCGGATGTTTCCAGTTTATGCCTTCAAGCAGCATGGACAGCAGCATGGACAGCAGCATGGACAGTTGGGCGGGAGTCAGATGAACTTTACCCTCACGGGTCACCGGCCAGACGAAGCCCCCACGCTCAAGCCGTTTGGTAAACAGACACAACCCATCGGCATCAGCCCACAGTACCTTAAGCATATCACCCCGGCGACCACGGAAGATGAAGACCTGCCCGGAGAACGGATTATCTTTCAGTGCGTTTTGCACCTTTGAGGCCAGACCGTTGAACCCGTTGCACATATCAGTGACCCCTGCCACGATCCAGATACGCGTGCCTGCTGGCAATATGCTCATTATCCACCCGCCTTCATTTCACTAATCAACATACGCAGCAGTTCAGGAGTCAGTTCACCCCGGATGCGCAGTATGCCGGCGGGAAGCGCCAG
This genomic interval carries:
- the glsB gene encoding glutaminase B, which encodes MKVRFSNSLLADILDEVRPLIGEGKVAGYIPALAEVPVNNLAMAICTVDGHVFQAGNAEKRFSIQSISKVLSLTLAMTRYKEHDIWQRVGTEPSGQPFNSLVQLELEKGIPRNPFINAGALIICDMLQSRLSAPKHRMLEFVRSLTGQKDICYDDVVARSEMDHSSRNAAIAYLMKSFGNFENDVLTVLQTYFHYCALKMNCVELAQCFIYLANQGRMMGSGQQILSLRQARQINALMLTCGMYDGSGEFAFRIGMPGKSGVGGGIVCVVPGEFTVAVWSPELDKSGNSLAGCAALEKLAGRIGRSIF
- a CDS encoding YggL family protein, which produces MAKNRSRRLRKKMHIDEFQELGFSVKWNFPTNTSVDVVDSSVDAFIEELIEPNGLALDASGYLQWEGLICLQKIGKCTEEHRQLVDKWLKDRGMVDVATSELFDIWWD
- the trmB gene encoding tRNA (guanosine(46)-N7)-methyltransferase TrmB, which produces MINNVISPEYDENGRALRRVRSFVRRQGRLTSRQQQALDNVWPQMGVDYQPELSDMGETFGREAPVVLEIGFGMGASLVTMASQNPEKNFFGIEVHAPGVGACLASAEEENLSNLRVMCHDAIEVLNNMIPAQSLEMVQLFFPDPWHKARHNKRRIVQPEFAQLIRSKLKTSGVFHMATDWQPYAEHMLEIMSEAEGYRNLSENGDYVPRPDSRPMTKFELRGHRLGHGVWDLMFERVK
- the mutY gene encoding A/G-specific adenine glycosylase, with amino-acid sequence MMEAEQFSQVVLEWYHRYGRKTLPWQLEKTSYHVWLSEVMLQQTQVATVIPYFQKFISRFPDVASLATAPLDEVLHLWTGLGYYARARNLHKAAQQIVTLHNGKFPTTFDDVVALPGVGRSTAGAILSLSQGKHFPILDGNVKRVLARCYAVAGWPGKKEVENQLWDISTRVTPGQGVEYFNQAMMDLGAMVCTRSKPKCEICPLNTGCIAYANHSWADYPGKKPKQSIPERTAYFLLMQHGNTVWLEQRPLSGIWGGLFAFPQFADQASLEQWLQDIGVSHSKPEQLTAFRHTFSHFHLDIVPIKIDILSFDSCMDESKGLWYNLRQPATIGLAAPVEYLLQQLG
- a CDS encoding oxidative damage protection protein → MSRTIFCTFLQQEAEGQDFQLYPGELGKRIFNEISKEAWQQWMSKQTMLINEKKLNTMNPNDRKLLEQEMVKFLFEGHDIKIDGYTPPEQ
- the mltC gene encoding membrane-bound lytic murein transglycosylase MltC, which gives rise to MKKLLPLILLAPLLISCSSKKDIEYNEAYVKDTNGFDILMGQFAHNIENIWGLQEVLIAGPKDYVKYTDQYQTRSHINFDTGSITVETISPVEPTQHLQKAIVTTLLMGDDPGSIDLYSDANDIQISKEPFLYGQVLDNSGEPIRWEWRARHYADYLTQNKLQKRQSGLHVIWSVTIQLVPNHLDKRAHKYLPIVRKASIKYGVDESLILAIMQTESSFNPYAVSRSDALGLMQVMQHTAGKDVFRMQGKSGHPSRNYLFDPENNIDAGTAYLSILQNIYLGEIKNATSRRYAVITAYNGGAGSVLRVFSNDKKKAAQIINAMEPGNVYETLTNKHPSSESRRYLMKVNNAQKSYRR
- a CDS encoding tyrosine-type recombinase/integrase; the encoded protein is MLNNEEKMGWDALLDEYFFSRMLRPATEWSYRKVVRVFIRYLGETGLPESVTHRDVLCWRRHLLMEKNQSGYTWNNKVAHLRAIFNFGMERKLLSHPKNPFNDAAVKKEKKQKKTLSKAQITGIYLRMQQYEEEERLQTAPRGGRCALYPTGYWLTVLDTFRLTGMRLNQLLHLRLRDINLDNSYIELRVEGSKNHSEWRVPMIPQLKPRLAQLVEQAKACGAKEDDPLFDLTRLRFRHHGRHVSHQYSHDREKQHLRSFFNRLSKECGFAVSPHRFRHTLATELMKAPDRNLQLVRCLLGHRSVATTMEYIDIDMEIAGKTLANELAFYLDLAV
- a CDS encoding TraI domain-containing protein, with the protein product MRCESANDIGARSFKGCKKAGYKAATYLSELEQWKPLQTGRVHIKTMFQRFKSRFTRGPSPSQKAPGQAPESVRNAGSYFRPQSAEVLLATAERGQYLRQLWENSALPAGLHQQFYLDPLRQLCARVQHVPATQEGIWSYRGGFIDLTLQFTACAVRLAKGHMLPPGVALETQAAQSLLWQAMVFWAALFYHLPLLRQLEGELEDGHHWQPGLWIPERRFRFRFQAPGPELPVLYKTLLAARLLPEEAVTWLSLVPGAWQCLMLHLGGHPSSVPLTDSLLQSAAEQVQSPLLNPIESSKPATDTRLSSSEPDPVIPPVTPGTAPAPDTADDTRRLLSLFQAEE
- a CDS encoding IS110 family transposase, which gives rise to MKYTPIGVDIAKHLIQLHFINEHTGEVIDKQVRSQDFLTFFSNREPCLIGMEACGGSQHWARELTKQGHKVRLMQARFVKAFLMGNKNDVMDARAIWMAVQQPGKAIAVKTEEQQSVLVLHRSRRQLVKFRTAQINALHGTLLEFGETLHKGRAALDKELPAALERLKIRLPPYLITVLEDQYNRLGELDSQINSIEKQLVSVARQNETCQRLLKIPGVGPLIATAAVATMGEASAFKSGREFSAYIGLVPKQTGSGGKIRLLGISKRGDTYMRTLFIHGARAAALLTKEPLPWITELKKRCPTSVAIVAMANKLARTVWAIAAHQCEYDKAHVSVRPD
- a CDS encoding N-6 DNA methylase; amino-acid sequence: MLGLAQEPGDFLGSVFMRLELDNKDLQQFFTPWSVARMMAEMQLHDAAGLLQTQPFVTLCEPCCGAGCITLAAADVLRELGHDPLCSLWVYAIDIDPLATVMAYIQLSLSGIPAAVTIGNALHDDGNKRTRYTPAHYLGNWSARLREAELIAA
- the tnpB gene encoding IS66 family insertion sequence element accessory protein TnpB (TnpB, as the term is used for proteins encoded by IS66 family insertion elements, is considered an accessory protein, since TnpC, encoded by a neighboring gene, is a DDE family transposase.) → MSILPAGTRIWIVAGVTDMCNGFNGLASKVQNALKDNPFSGQVFIFRGRRGDMLKVLWADADGLCLFTKRLERGGFVWPVTREGKVHLTPAQLSMLLSMLLSMLLEGINWKHPQRMERSGLRI